Proteins from a single region of Caloramator sp. E03:
- a CDS encoding glycoside hydrolase, with protein sequence MKAYEFFSKKDFKKFIRGFFQVIILLFIFYKIVTALLTFNEYKEYSNVSMGSQGFIAISYFGVDRGESDTLISTKRLEDHLKALKDSGYVTITQQDIIDYYKKGKKLPQKSLFLIFEDGRRDTAIFAQKIMEKYNFKATMLTYADKFEKKDPKFLMPEDLLNMVKTTYWELGTNGYRLEYINVFDRYGNYIGEIDSLDFARLASYLDRNYNHYLMDYIRDKDGIPKESYNEMKKRIDNDYKAMKEIYTKEIGKLPGMYILMHSNTGQFGTNDRVSAVNEENIKKLFSMNFNREGNSFNSKNSSIYDLTRLQPQSYWPTNHLLMKIWDDTKQEVKFVLGDIEKADKWEMIDGKAEFRDNTIILTSMPKGRSIIRLKQQQKIKDIRLSVYLDGNKLGSQAIYVRADKDFNNYIFVQIKNNILYVKEKVTGVEKEIFSLNLDKLDGTKYQSIEENEKEARIAELKVELDNAETKEDKKEKIKAIEEKMKEKTRTVEEGAIAYIPKIQLKDHKSRYLELDVINNKISIYVDGKKVPTDFITKNLLEGAVCLESAWEEYGYSQRNLADDIYDGVFKNLVITDVLKDKIIFDNRLNGLHLILYSLNEKWENIINWFIKSL encoded by the coding sequence ATGAAGGCTTATGAATTTTTTTCAAAAAAAGATTTTAAAAAATTTATAAGGGGTTTCTTTCAAGTTATAATTTTATTATTTATATTCTATAAAATTGTTACTGCACTATTAACGTTCAATGAATATAAAGAGTATAGTAATGTAAGTATGGGGTCACAAGGATTTATTGCTATATCTTATTTTGGGGTAGATAGGGGAGAAAGTGATACACTTATTAGTACAAAACGCCTAGAGGATCATTTAAAAGCATTAAAGGATTCTGGATATGTAACTATAACTCAGCAAGATATAATAGATTATTATAAAAAAGGGAAGAAACTTCCACAAAAATCACTTTTTTTAATATTTGAGGATGGAAGACGTGATACAGCAATTTTTGCACAAAAAATTATGGAAAAATATAACTTTAAAGCAACAATGTTAACTTATGCCGATAAATTTGAAAAAAAAGATCCAAAATTTCTTATGCCTGAAGATCTTTTGAATATGGTAAAAACTACTTATTGGGAACTTGGCACTAATGGATATCGCCTTGAGTATATCAATGTATTTGATAGATATGGTAACTATATTGGAGAGATTGATTCTTTAGACTTTGCTCGCCTTGCTTCCTATTTGGACAGAAATTACAATCACTATCTTATGGATTATATTAGGGATAAGGATGGTATACCGAAGGAAAGTTATAATGAAATGAAGAAAAGAATAGATAATGATTATAAAGCGATGAAAGAAATATATACAAAAGAGATTGGAAAATTACCCGGTATGTATATTTTGATGCATTCTAATACAGGACAATTTGGAACAAATGATAGAGTCAGTGCAGTAAATGAAGAAAACATAAAGAAGCTTTTCAGTATGAATTTTAATAGGGAAGGAAACTCTTTTAATTCAAAGAATAGTTCAATCTACGATCTTACAAGATTACAGCCTCAGTCTTATTGGCCTACAAATCATCTATTAATGAAGATATGGGATGATACAAAACAGGAGGTAAAGTTTGTTTTAGGAGACATAGAAAAAGCAGATAAATGGGAAATGATAGATGGGAAAGCTGAATTTAGAGATAATACAATTATACTAACATCTATGCCAAAAGGAAGAAGTATTATTCGACTTAAACAACAGCAGAAAATTAAAGACATAAGGTTGTCGGTATATTTAGATGGGAATAAACTTGGCTCCCAAGCGATTTATGTAAGAGCTGATAAAGATTTTAATAACTATATTTTTGTACAGATAAAAAATAATATTTTATATGTAAAGGAAAAAGTTACCGGGGTGGAAAAAGAGATTTTTAGCCTTAACCTTGATAAATTGGACGGTACAAAATATCAATCGATTGAAGAAAATGAAAAAGAAGCAAGGATAGCTGAATTGAAAGTAGAATTAGATAATGCAGAAACAAAAGAAGATAAGAAAGAAAAAATTAAGGCAATTGAAGAAAAAATGAAGGAAAAAACAAGAACGGTTGAAGAAGGAGCAATTGCTTATATACCGAAAATTCAGTTAAAAGATCATAAAAGTCGATATCTGGAATTGGATGTAATAAATAATAAAATATCAATTTATGTTGACGGTAAAAAAGTTCCCACCGATTTTATAACTAAAAATCTTTTAGAAGGTGCTGTATGTTTAGAATCAGCTTGGGAAGAGTATGGGTACAGTCAAAGAAATTTAGCAGATGATATATATGATGGAGTGTTTAAAAATCTTGTTATTACAGATGTATTAAAAGACAAGATAATATTTGATAATAGGCTGAATGGTTTACATTTGATATTATATAGTTTGAATGAAAAATGGGAAAACATAATAAATTGGTTTATTAAATCATTATAA
- a CDS encoding glycosyl hydrolase family 18 protein, which produces MIRKRVFIVIVLIVIFGFTALCFIKILNKKENEIIKKANNNENKKVSVWAVYWDLDRVPKEVSELEKHIDNFCYFAAYYDNKNQLILPESTVKIFQYIEKKYDDKKWKNYLTVVNDKMIKDGVFSHKDTSLLYELFKSDESIKKNTNQIISLALLGGYDGIEIDYEAIKKDMQLWRLYEKFCSYLYKKSSEAGLQLRVLLEPSAPIEKLMLPEGPDYVIMCYNLHGPNTKPGPKADKEFIRKLVEKMSVIPGKKEFALATGGFDWDENGEVKAVTQLQAKEIIKEYNAETMRDDESCAIKFSYEDEKGKKHEVWYADMVTINCWIDIIEEYGSYGISIWRLGGNYYEEF; this is translated from the coding sequence ATGATAAGAAAAAGGGTTTTTATAGTTATTGTTCTTATTGTGATATTTGGGTTTACGGCTCTGTGTTTTATAAAAATTTTAAATAAAAAAGAAAATGAAATTATAAAGAAAGCAAATAATAATGAAAATAAAAAGGTTTCTGTTTGGGCAGTATACTGGGATTTAGATAGAGTTCCAAAAGAGGTAAGTGAATTAGAAAAGCATATTGATAATTTCTGCTATTTTGCAGCATATTATGACAATAAAAATCAATTAATACTTCCCGAATCAACAGTGAAGATTTTTCAATATATTGAAAAAAAATATGATGATAAAAAATGGAAAAATTATCTTACAGTTGTGAATGATAAAATGATTAAAGATGGAGTGTTCTCCCATAAAGATACGTCACTTTTATATGAATTATTTAAAAGTGATGAAAGTATTAAAAAGAACACAAACCAAATCATTTCTTTGGCTTTATTAGGCGGGTATGATGGTATAGAGATAGATTATGAAGCTATTAAAAAAGATATGCAATTGTGGAGACTTTATGAAAAATTTTGTAGTTACTTATATAAAAAATCTTCAGAAGCTGGTCTACAATTAAGAGTTTTATTAGAACCAAGTGCACCTATTGAGAAACTTATGTTGCCTGAAGGCCCCGATTACGTTATTATGTGTTATAATCTGCATGGACCTAATACAAAGCCTGGACCTAAGGCAGATAAAGAATTTATCAGAAAATTAGTAGAAAAGATGTCAGTAATACCTGGAAAGAAAGAATTTGCCCTTGCAACAGGAGGCTTTGATTGGGATGAAAATGGAGAAGTAAAGGCAGTAACACAATTACAGGCAAAAGAAATAATAAAGGAATATAATGCAGAAACTATGAGGGATGATGAAAGTTGTGCTATAAAGTTTTCTTATGAAGATGAAAAAGGGAAAAAGCATGAGGTGTGGTATGCAGACATGGTCACAATCAATTGTTGGATTGATATTATAGAAGAATATGGAAGTTATGGAATATCAATTTGGAGATTAGGTGGAAATTATTATGAAGAGTTTTGA
- the glf gene encoding UDP-galactopyranose mutase, whose protein sequence is MYNYVIVGAGLAGCVLAERIANVLNKKVLVIEKRNHIGGNAYDYFNEDGILVHKYGPHIFHTNNKKVWDYISNFTDWYHYQHRVLAYVDGQTVPIPINLDTINMLYNANFTQNQLKEFFEKIRDTKEEILNSEDMVISKVGKELYEKFFKEYTKKQWDLYPSELEPEVTARIPVRTNRDGRYFTDKYQGMPKHGYTKIFENMLNNKNIHIMLNVDFKDVIDDIEYENLIYTGPIDYYFDYKYGKLPYRSLRFEFETLDCEKYQEVGTVNYPNDYDFTRITEFKHLTGQKHYKTTIVREYPSSEGEPYYPIPQKKNIEQYKLYEAEAQKLKNVFFIGRLANYKYYNMDKVVEESLKLFYQNIK, encoded by the coding sequence ATGTATAACTATGTTATTGTCGGTGCAGGTTTAGCAGGATGTGTGTTAGCAGAAAGGATAGCAAATGTTTTGAATAAAAAAGTTTTAGTAATTGAAAAAAGAAATCATATAGGTGGAAATGCTTATGATTATTTTAATGAGGATGGTATTTTAGTTCATAAATATGGTCCACATATTTTTCATACCAATAATAAAAAAGTATGGGATTATATATCCAATTTTACAGATTGGTATCACTACCAACATAGAGTGTTAGCTTATGTTGATGGACAAACCGTTCCAATTCCAATAAATTTAGATACAATAAATATGCTGTATAATGCCAATTTTACACAAAATCAATTAAAGGAGTTCTTTGAAAAAATTAGAGATACTAAGGAAGAAATATTAAATTCAGAGGACATGGTTATTAGTAAGGTTGGAAAAGAGCTATATGAAAAGTTTTTTAAAGAATATACAAAAAAGCAATGGGACCTATATCCATCAGAATTAGAACCAGAGGTTACAGCAAGAATACCAGTTAGAACTAATAGAGACGGCAGATATTTTACAGATAAATACCAAGGCATGCCAAAGCATGGTTATACTAAGATTTTTGAAAATATGCTTAATAATAAAAATATACATATAATGTTAAATGTTGATTTTAAAGACGTAATTGATGACATTGAATATGAAAATTTAATTTATACAGGACCTATTGATTATTATTTTGACTATAAATATGGCAAATTACCTTATAGGTCATTAAGATTTGAATTTGAAACATTAGATTGTGAAAAATATCAAGAGGTTGGAACGGTAAATTATCCAAATGATTATGATTTTACAAGGATAACTGAATTTAAGCATTTAACAGGGCAGAAACATTATAAAACAACAATTGTAAGAGAATATCCATCTTCAGAGGGGGAACCATATTACCCAATACCTCAAAAGAAAAATATTGAACAATATAAACTCTATGAAGCAGAAGCACAAAAGTTAAAAAATGTATTTTTTATTGGAAGATTGGCCAATTATAAATACTATAATATGGATAAGGTGGTTGAAGAATCTTTAAAGCTCTTTTATCAAAACATAAAATAG
- a CDS encoding glycosyltransferase family 2 protein — MKVLTIAIPCYNSAAYMDRAIESLLVGSNDIEILIVDDGSNDNTSIIADEYEKKYPNIIRAIHKENGGHGDAVNTGLKHATGMYYKVLDSDDWFDKNSFIKVLDVLRNMINKSEPVDMLITNYVYEKLSIGKSKSINYKSAMPEEKIFTWDDIGFLKISQNILMHSVIYRTDVLRNCNLELPKHTFYVDNIFVFKPLPYVKTMYYVNVDLYRYFIGREDQSVNEKIMIGRIDQQIKVTKIMIDIFDPMLIESKKLRKYMTQYLTMMMTVSTVLLLKSNTEKNLNKKDELWNYLRAKNKKLYEEVNKSFLGKLMQMNTSLGRRIILSGYSLSRKIYAFN; from the coding sequence ATGAAAGTTCTAACTATAGCAATTCCATGCTACAATTCAGCGGCTTATATGGATAGAGCAATAGAGTCGTTGTTAGTAGGAAGTAATGATATTGAAATTTTAATTGTTGATGATGGTTCTAATGATAATACTTCAATAATAGCTGATGAATATGAAAAGAAATATCCTAATATAATACGTGCAATTCATAAAGAAAATGGTGGACATGGTGATGCTGTCAACACAGGACTAAAACATGCAACTGGTATGTATTATAAAGTTTTAGATAGTGATGACTGGTTTGATAAAAATAGTTTTATTAAAGTACTAGATGTTCTTCGAAACATGATTAATAAATCTGAACCAGTGGATATGCTGATTACAAATTATGTATATGAAAAATTAAGCATTGGCAAATCAAAAAGCATTAACTATAAAAGTGCTATGCCTGAAGAAAAGATATTTACATGGGATGATATAGGATTTTTAAAAATCAGTCAAAATATATTAATGCATTCTGTTATTTATCGTACAGATGTTTTAAGAAATTGTAATTTAGAGCTTCCTAAACATACATTTTATGTTGATAATATTTTTGTGTTTAAACCACTACCTTATGTAAAAACAATGTATTATGTAAATGTGGACCTGTATAGGTATTTTATTGGAAGAGAAGACCAGTCAGTTAATGAAAAAATAATGATAGGACGTATAGATCAGCAAATAAAGGTTACAAAGATAATGATTGATATTTTTGACCCTATGCTAATAGAGAGTAAAAAGCTACGTAAATATATGACACAATATTTAACCATGATGATGACTGTAAGTACAGTACTTCTATTAAAATCCAATACAGAAAAAAATCTAAATAAGAAAGATGAGCTTTGGAATTATTTGCGTGCAAAAAATAAGAAGCTATATGAAGAAGTAAATAAATCTTTCCTAGGAAAATTAATGCAAATGAACACTTCTTTGGGAAGAAGGATAATATTATCAGGTTATTCCTTATCAAGAAAAATATATGCATTTAATTAA
- a CDS encoding glycosyltransferase: MNFIRKKRVVEDVLLQQRTDRRLLSNVLDKKKSRTNIDRRGKKLSRDFQGKIKDIIDSKKEGIRYQVSYNVKVICFNENEKKTFYCKAVDISATGILLNLFHKERLEYISNASKVILKFKILPGTMPEGYEMKVKIEAQVVRSQIKSENEVFCGLQFKETLTQYVNNKKDRFVLLISSILLFLITAFIVLMRAESVVYFRFNKYLYLYSIIAATFLLSRYLFGAMYKAVPVDMDYTPGVSIIIPCFNEEKWIQKTILSCINQDYPLDKLEVIIVDDCSTDGSVAKIKEIVEKLYQEDEYYDTKNRVRYFVQEQNKGKREALIKGALVAKHDLLVFVDSDSFLDSFAIRNLVQPFKDPKMGGVTGRTDVANTFTNGLTKMQSVRYYIAFRIMKAAEAYFDAVTCLSGPLSCYRKKIVLEHKDEWLNQRFLGCPATFGDDRSMTNFVLRNHRTSYQDTAVCSTIVPNDYGVFLKQQMRWKRSWLRESIIASKFMWKKEPFMALFFYMGLLVPIAAPIVVLYNLIYVPLVYKIFPTTFLVGILMMSFLMSAAQMFLRKSSTWIFGMLFCFYYEVVLLWQMPIAWVTFWKSTWGTRPTPQDIIEQEKKNKRKQKKMKKVEEN, translated from the coding sequence ATGAATTTTATTAGAAAAAAAAGAGTTGTAGAAGATGTTTTATTGCAACAGCGAACAGATAGAAGATTGCTTTCTAATGTCTTAGATAAGAAAAAAAGTCGTACTAATATTGACAGAAGAGGTAAAAAGCTTTCAAGAGATTTTCAAGGGAAAATAAAAGATATTATTGATAGTAAAAAAGAAGGTATACGATACCAAGTCTCATATAATGTTAAGGTAATCTGTTTTAATGAAAATGAGAAGAAGACATTTTATTGTAAAGCAGTAGACATCTCTGCAACGGGAATATTACTTAATCTTTTCCATAAAGAGAGGCTAGAGTATATAAGCAATGCTTCTAAGGTAATACTAAAATTTAAAATATTACCTGGAACTATGCCTGAAGGCTACGAAATGAAGGTTAAGATAGAGGCACAGGTTGTACGTTCCCAAATAAAATCTGAAAATGAGGTTTTTTGTGGACTACAATTTAAAGAAACCTTAACACAGTATGTAAATAATAAAAAAGATCGATTTGTTCTTTTAATATCCAGCATATTGTTATTTTTGATTACAGCATTTATAGTACTTATGCGTGCAGAAAGTGTTGTGTATTTCCGTTTTAATAAATATTTATATCTTTATAGCATTATAGCAGCAACCTTTTTGCTTAGCAGGTATTTGTTTGGTGCAATGTATAAAGCAGTTCCTGTGGATATGGATTATACACCTGGTGTCAGTATTATTATTCCGTGCTTTAATGAAGAAAAATGGATACAAAAAACCATTTTAAGCTGTATAAATCAGGATTATCCATTGGATAAGCTGGAAGTTATCATTGTTGATGACTGCTCTACTGATGGTTCTGTAGCAAAAATTAAAGAAATCGTGGAAAAACTTTATCAAGAAGATGAGTACTATGATACAAAAAACAGAGTTCGCTACTTTGTGCAAGAACAAAACAAAGGGAAAAGAGAAGCCTTAATAAAAGGTGCTTTGGTGGCTAAACATGATTTGCTAGTTTTTGTTGATTCTGATAGTTTTTTAGATTCTTTTGCAATAAGGAATTTAGTTCAACCATTTAAGGATCCTAAAATGGGTGGTGTTACTGGAAGAACAGATGTAGCAAACACATTTACTAATGGATTGACAAAGATGCAATCTGTACGTTATTATATAGCTTTTCGTATTATGAAAGCTGCAGAAGCTTATTTTGATGCCGTTACATGCCTTTCTGGTCCTTTGTCCTGCTATAGAAAGAAGATTGTCTTAGAACATAAGGATGAATGGCTGAATCAGAGATTTTTAGGCTGTCCTGCAACTTTTGGTGATGATAGAAGTATGACAAATTTTGTTTTAAGAAATCATAGGACAAGCTATCAGGATACTGCTGTTTGTTCAACAATTGTACCTAATGATTACGGTGTATTTTTAAAACAACAGATGCGTTGGAAGCGTTCATGGCTGAGAGAATCAATAATAGCATCAAAATTTATGTGGAAAAAAGAGCCTTTTATGGCATTGTTTTTTTACATGGGACTTTTGGTGCCTATAGCAGCACCGATTGTTGTATTATATAATTTGATTTATGTTCCGTTGGTGTACAAAATATTTCCTACAACCTTTCTTGTTGGCATATTGATGATGTCTTTTTTAATGAGCGCTGCACAAATGTTTTTGAGGAAAAGCTCCACTTGGATATTTGGCATGTTGTTTTGCTTTTATTATGAAGTTGTTTTATTGTGGCAAATGCCTATTGCTTGGGTAACTTTTTGGAAATCTACATGGGGTACGCGACCGACTCCACAGGATATTATAGAGCAGGAGAAAAAGAATAAAAGAAAGCAAAAGAAAATGAAGAAAGTGGAGGAAAATTAA
- a CDS encoding phosphatase PAP2 family protein, producing the protein MIPVVPAFIIFYFGSYLFWIFNYILISRISQESCYRLAISDILGKLTCFIIYVAFPTTNIRPNITTSGVFVDMLKFLYNVDAANNLFPSIHVLVSWYCFIGLRNNKTIPAWYKYFSLFMAIMISISTLTTKQHVIADVIAGVVLAEATWQLSLQLQQYRAKKLINQEV; encoded by the coding sequence ATGATTCCGGTAGTGCCTGCATTTATAATATTTTATTTTGGAAGCTATCTATTTTGGATTTTTAATTATATATTAATAAGTCGAATAAGCCAAGAAAGTTGTTACCGACTTGCTATTTCGGACATATTAGGGAAATTAACTTGTTTTATTATTTATGTAGCTTTCCCTACAACCAATATAAGACCTAATATTACTACCTCTGGAGTTTTTGTGGACATGCTTAAATTTTTATATAATGTAGATGCAGCTAATAATCTTTTTCCATCAATTCATGTTCTAGTTAGCTGGTATTGTTTTATTGGCCTTAGAAATAATAAAACTATTCCTGCTTGGTATAAGTATTTTTCTTTATTTATGGCGATAATGATAAGTATTTCAACATTAACCACAAAGCAGCATGTTATAGCTGATGTTATTGCAGGAGTAGTGCTGGCTGAAGCAACATGGCAGCTTTCATTACAGTTACAACAATACAGAGCAAAAAAATTGATAAATCAGGAGGTATAA
- a CDS encoding restriction endonuclease subunit S, producing MSCNEWREIKLDEIIEFNPKESISKGKYAKKINMDMLKPFYKYVNEYAMEEYKGGSKFRNGDTIMARITPCLENGKTAKVTLLNKNEVGFGSTEFIVLRAKEGLTTEDYVYYTAISPDVRDIAIKSMTGTSGRQRAQINVIQNININLPPLHEQKAIAKILSDLDEKIEINNRINKVLEEIAQTIFKRWFIDFEFPNENGEPYKSSGGEMVESELGPIPKGWDLVELGQFIEIINGYSYKSSELMESNTALLTIKNFDVTGNFKINGFKEIKISEKVKEKHYLELFDVVIACTDLTQNAEIIGNAIMVMTKSKYKKLIASMDIIKIVPKSKKITQYTLYMILKDNRFKKFALGLTSGTTVLHLNKKGILNYKVALPIDSYLLEKISCFIEPLIKYMSEIYSENERLSQLRDTLLPKLMSGEIRVPLDESK from the coding sequence ATGAGTTGTAATGAGTGGAGAGAGATAAAGCTTGATGAAATAATTGAATTTAATCCAAAAGAAAGCATTTCAAAGGGTAAATATGCAAAAAAAATAAATATGGATATGTTAAAGCCTTTTTATAAATATGTAAATGAATATGCAATGGAAGAATATAAAGGTGGCTCAAAGTTTAGAAACGGCGATACTATAATGGCAAGAATAACACCATGCTTAGAAAATGGTAAAACAGCAAAAGTAACATTATTGAATAAAAATGAAGTGGGTTTTGGTTCAACTGAATTTATTGTACTTAGAGCTAAAGAAGGATTAACGACAGAAGATTATGTCTATTATACGGCAATTTCTCCAGATGTTAGAGATATAGCTATAAAATCAATGACTGGAACATCAGGAAGACAAAGAGCACAAATAAATGTGATTCAAAATATTAATATTAATCTCCCCCCTCTCCACGAACAAAAGGCCATAGCTAAAATTTTATCTGACCTTGATGAAAAGATAGAAATAAACAACAGAATAAACAAAGTGTTAGAGGAAATAGCCCAAACAATATTTAAACGCTGGTTTATAGACTTTGAATTTCCAAACGAAAATGGAGAACCATATAAATCAAGCGGCGGCGAAATGGTTGAAAGTGAACTTGGACCTATTCCTAAGGGGTGGGATCTAGTTGAATTAGGTCAATTTATAGAAATAATTAATGGATATTCTTATAAGAGTTCAGAATTAATGGAATCAAATACTGCTTTGTTGACTATAAAAAACTTTGATGTTACTGGAAATTTTAAAATAAATGGATTTAAAGAAATAAAAATATCTGAGAAAGTTAAGGAAAAACATTATTTAGAATTATTTGATGTAGTAATCGCTTGTACTGATTTAACTCAAAATGCAGAAATTATTGGTAATGCTATTATGGTTATGACTAAATCAAAATATAAAAAGTTAATTGCATCAATGGATATTATAAAAATAGTTCCAAAATCAAAGAAAATAACTCAATACACATTATATATGATACTTAAGGATAATAGATTTAAAAAATTTGCATTAGGATTAACATCTGGGACAACAGTTTTACATTTAAATAAAAAAGGAATATTAAATTATAAGGTTGCTCTGCCTATTGATAGTTATTTATTAGAAAAAATTAGTTGTTTTATAGAGCCTTTAATTAAATATATGTCTGAAATTTATAGCGAAAATGAAAGGCTTTCCCAACTCCGCGACACTCTTCTTCCAAAGCTTATGTCTGGTGAAATTAGGGTGCCTTTAGATGAATCTAAATGA
- a CDS encoding type I restriction-modification system subunit M, translating into MSTANVGFEEQLWKAADILRGSMDAAEYKHVVLGLLFLKYISDKFEQKYNELLEEGEGFEEDRDEYEAENIFWVPKEARWEKIKNNAKEPRIGQIIDDAMLLIEKENPTLKGVLDKRYARPELDKRRLGELIDVISNIKLYQDGQKDILGRVYEYFLNKFAEKEGKGGGEFYTPKSVVKTLVEMIEPYKGRIYDPCCGSGGMFIQSERFVEEHQGKIEDISIYGQELNPTTWKLCKMNLAIHGLDGDLGLHNSDTFHNDLHKNLKADYILANPPFNISEWGGEKLTEDARWKYGIPPAGNANYAWLQHMIFHLAPNGVAGVVLANGSLSSNTSNEGEIRKNLIEEDVVDCIVALPDKLFYTTAIPACLWILNRNKLNNPKYRSRRHEFLFIDARKLGQLVDRRHRELIDEDIKRIAETYHNWRNKDGQYEDIKGFCRSVTIDEIREHEYILTPGRYVGIEEVEDDGIDFEEKMENLTSELSELFAKSRHLEEEIKKNLRGLGYEL; encoded by the coding sequence ATGTCAACAGCAAATGTAGGTTTTGAAGAACAGCTTTGGAAAGCCGCTGATATATTAAGAGGCAGTATGGATGCAGCAGAATATAAGCATGTAGTTTTAGGACTGCTGTTTTTAAAATATATATCTGATAAATTTGAACAAAAGTATAATGAGCTTCTTGAAGAAGGAGAAGGATTTGAAGAAGATAGAGATGAATATGAAGCAGAAAATATATTCTGGGTGCCAAAAGAGGCAAGATGGGAAAAAATAAAGAACAATGCAAAGGAGCCAAGGATAGGACAAATAATAGATGATGCTATGCTTTTAATAGAAAAGGAAAATCCTACCTTGAAAGGTGTGCTTGATAAAAGATATGCAAGACCTGAGCTTGATAAAAGAAGGCTTGGAGAGTTGATAGATGTTATTTCAAATATAAAACTTTATCAAGATGGACAAAAGGACATTTTAGGAAGAGTATATGAATATTTCTTAAATAAGTTTGCTGAAAAGGAAGGCAAAGGCGGTGGCGAATTCTATACACCTAAAAGTGTTGTTAAAACATTAGTTGAAATGATTGAGCCTTATAAAGGCAGAATATATGATCCATGTTGTGGTAGCGGTGGTATGTTTATACAAAGTGAAAGGTTTGTTGAAGAGCATCAAGGAAAGATTGAAGATATATCAATTTATGGTCAAGAACTTAATCCTACAACATGGAAGCTTTGTAAAATGAATCTTGCTATACATGGGCTTGATGGTGATTTAGGCCTGCATAATTCAGATACATTTCATAATGATTTGCATAAGAACTTAAAAGCGGATTATATTTTAGCAAACCCTCCCTTTAATATTAGTGAATGGGGCGGCGAAAAACTTACAGAAGATGCAAGATGGAAATATGGTATTCCTCCAGCAGGAAATGCAAACTATGCATGGCTACAACATATGATATTTCACTTAGCACCGAATGGAGTTGCAGGTGTTGTTCTTGCTAATGGCTCATTAAGTTCAAATACATCTAATGAAGGAGAAATAAGAAAGAATTTAATAGAAGAAGATGTCGTTGATTGTATAGTAGCGTTGCCAGATAAATTATTCTATACAACAGCAATTCCAGCATGCCTATGGATATTAAATAGAAATAAACTAAATAATCCAAAATACAGAAGCAGAAGACATGAGTTTTTATTTATAGATGCAAGAAAGCTTGGTCAACTTGTAGACAGAAGGCATAGAGAGCTTATAGATGAAGACATAAAAAGAATAGCAGAAACTTATCATAATTGGCGAAATAAAGATGGACAATATGAAGATATAAAAGGCTTTTGCAGATCAGTAACTATAGATGAAATACGTGAGCATGAATATATCCTAACTCCTGGAAGATATGTAGGAATAGAAGAGGTAGAAGATGATGGAATAGACTTTGAAGAGAAGATGGAGAACTTAACAAGTGAGCTATCAGAGCTATTTGCCAAATCAAGACACCTTGAGGAAGAGATAAAGAAGAACTTGAGGGGGTTAGGATATGAGTTGTAA